The following are from one region of the Entelurus aequoreus isolate RoL-2023_Sb linkage group LG17, RoL_Eaeq_v1.1, whole genome shotgun sequence genome:
- the snap29 gene encoding synaptosomal-associated protein 29 — protein MTSQDKAGSVELLSSQLTEQQQHQQLAPTTRRSKMAYPNSHNPFADDDDDEDFHSPGMSDEERRQRYLQREVMRTAQSAVDSSYRSVGLIYESEKMGVETAEELMRQGEVLKRTDNMLDNMEQDLKTSQKHINSIKSVWGGLVTYFKGKPETKPPPEKPKSYEANDRLHSALATSREQKDKYQASHPNLRKLETEGFGATASVDGDSSRQNGHHQNRHLQEAHQTLDRNLDEMAGGLSRLKNLGLGLQSEIDSQDDSIDSLMNKADKMDMKINNTNQQLKKLK, from the exons ATGACGTCACAAGACAAGGCAGGAAGTGTTGAGTTGCTGTCAAGTCAGCTGACTGAGCAGCAGCAGCACCAGCAGCTAGCTCCCACAACTCGTCGTTCGAAG ATGGCCTACCCGAATTCGCACAACCCATTTGCAGACGATGACGACGATGAGGACTTCCATTCTCCTGGTATGAGTGATGAGGAGAGGAGACAGCGATACCTCCAGCGGGAAGTGATGCGTACAGCTCAATCTGCCGTAGATAGCAGCTACCGCTCTGTTGGCCTGATCTATGAATCCGAGAAGATGGGTGTGGAAACAGCGGAG GAACTGATGCGTCAAGGAGAAGTTCTAAAAAGAACGGACAACATGTTGGACAACATGGAGCAGGACCTAAAGACTAGCCAGAAGCACATCAACAGTATCAAGAGTGTTTGGGGTGGACTGGTCACTTACTTCAAGGGAAAACCTGAGACTAAACCACCACCGGAAAAGCCCAAGTCCTATGAGGCCAATGACAG atTACATAGTGCATTGGCCACTAGTAGAGAGCAGAAAGACAAATACCAAGCAAGTCATCCCAACCTAAGAAAGTTGGAGACAGAAG GGTTTGGAGCCACAGCATCAGTAGACGGAGACTCATCCAGACAGAATGGACATCATCAGAACAGACACCTTCAAGAAGCACACCAGACCTTGGACAGAAACTTAG ATGAAATGGCAGGTGGTTTGAGTAGGCTGAAGAATCTTGGATTGGGTCTCCAGTCTGAGATTGACAGCCAGGACGATTCCATTGATTCTTTGATGAACAAGGCGGACAAGATGGACATGAAGATCAACAACACAAACCAGCAGCTTAAGAAGCTCAAGTAG